The following coding sequences lie in one Nitratireductor mangrovi genomic window:
- a CDS encoding alpha/beta fold hydrolase produces MARRLAAILCADIAGYSRLMEMDEQGLLARQKKHRRELVDPELRNHGGRLVKTTGDGMLVEFASAQEAVQCAIDIQSAMRERERAVDQAERIAYRVGVNLGDILVEDGDIFGDGVNVASRLEGLAEPGGICVSDIVHQAVEDRIHAPFRDLGRQRVKNISRPVRVWQWTPEQVAPPPPSDLELQQRVHFARAPDNIQIAWASIGQGRPVLRAPHWLNHLDYEWRSPLWRPYLEQYARMCRLLRFDQRGNGLSDWDVGEISFDAMIGDMTAVVQAAKLDRFALVGMSQGCPFSMRYAAQFPEQVSCMILFGGYIHGRKRRTDAEQIKLHVLGEAMIRDGWGSTNPLFRSFFTSSFLPDAAASIAESFDELQRNATSGENALRIYDMNGDVDATEWARKVRTPTLVLHCAGDRVAPVSEGRLVAKLIPGATFIELPGNNHIPTAGTPSFDRYFDEVAAFLAEHNQ; encoded by the coding sequence GTGGCCCGACGGCTGGCTGCAATCCTTTGCGCCGACATTGCGGGCTACAGCCGCCTGATGGAGATGGATGAGCAAGGCCTGCTCGCACGCCAGAAGAAGCATCGGCGCGAACTGGTTGACCCCGAACTGAGGAATCATGGCGGCCGGCTCGTCAAGACGACCGGCGACGGCATGCTGGTGGAGTTCGCGTCGGCTCAGGAAGCAGTCCAGTGTGCGATCGACATCCAGAGCGCCATGCGCGAACGCGAGCGGGCAGTCGACCAAGCCGAACGAATTGCCTACCGTGTCGGGGTCAATCTCGGCGACATCCTGGTCGAGGACGGAGATATCTTCGGGGACGGCGTCAACGTCGCGTCACGCCTTGAAGGCCTCGCCGAGCCCGGAGGAATCTGCGTTTCCGATATTGTCCATCAGGCGGTAGAGGACCGCATCCACGCGCCATTCAGGGACCTGGGACGTCAGCGTGTGAAGAACATTTCCCGGCCGGTGCGGGTCTGGCAGTGGACGCCGGAGCAGGTGGCTCCTCCACCTCCATCGGACCTCGAACTGCAGCAGCGGGTCCACTTCGCCAGGGCACCCGACAACATCCAGATCGCATGGGCGAGTATCGGTCAGGGTCGCCCTGTGCTCAGGGCGCCCCATTGGCTGAACCACCTCGACTATGAATGGCGCAGCCCGCTCTGGCGGCCCTATCTGGAACAATATGCCCGGATGTGCCGATTGCTCCGTTTTGATCAGCGCGGAAACGGCCTATCAGACTGGGACGTCGGCGAGATCTCGTTCGACGCGATGATTGGTGACATGACGGCGGTGGTGCAAGCCGCAAAACTCGACAGGTTTGCGCTTGTTGGCATGTCGCAGGGATGCCCCTTTTCCATGCGTTATGCCGCGCAGTTCCCTGAGCAGGTCTCCTGCATGATCCTGTTCGGCGGCTACATACACGGACGCAAGCGGCGCACCGACGCCGAACAGATAAAGCTCCACGTTTTAGGAGAGGCCATGATTCGGGATGGCTGGGGGTCTACCAATCCGCTTTTCCGCAGCTTCTTCACATCCTCGTTCCTCCCCGACGCGGCGGCATCGATTGCGGAGAGTTTCGATGAACTGCAACGCAACGCCACCAGTGGCGAAAATGCGCTCCGAATCTATGACATGAATGGCGATGTGGATGCGACCGAATGGGCGAGAAAGGTACGCACACCGACCCTAGTGCTGCATTGCGCAGGTGACCGTGTGGCGCCAGTTTCGGAGGGACGCTTGGTGGCCAAGCTTATTCCCGGCGCTACCTTCATCGAACTACCGGGAAACAACCACATCCCGACCGCGGGGACACCGTCGTTCGATCGATATTTCGACGAGGTTGCAGCGTTCCTGGCCGAGCACAACCAGTAA
- a CDS encoding KpsF/GutQ family sugar-phosphate isomerase, whose protein sequence is MHGNAKTTPTDRQAAIESALRTISTEQAGMAALAAALDNGLSGPFAEAVVLLSDIKGRVIVTGVGKSGHIGSKIAATLSSTGTPAHFVHPAEANHGDLGMITSQDAVIAMSWSGESTELKGIVDYTQRFSIPLIAITSGEGSALAREADILLCLPKATEACPHGLAPTTSTLLQLAIGDALAVALLEARGFTPDHFRTFHPGGRLGANLTQIREIMHRGDEMPLVRLGTRMPEAVMKLAEKRFGCVCVVDDAGALVGIFTDGDLARSLDRNLGELAVEDLMTRQPKTVGPSTLAGAAMAVLNDHHISALVVVDDGRPVGIVHFHDLLRIGAA, encoded by the coding sequence ATGCACGGCAACGCGAAAACGACGCCAACCGACCGCCAGGCGGCGATCGAATCGGCGCTGCGAACGATCTCGACCGAACAAGCCGGCATGGCAGCCCTTGCGGCCGCGCTCGACAATGGCCTCTCGGGGCCTTTCGCCGAAGCGGTGGTGCTGCTTTCCGACATCAAGGGTCGGGTCATCGTTACCGGCGTCGGCAAGAGCGGCCATATCGGCTCCAAGATCGCTGCCACGCTCTCGTCGACCGGGACGCCAGCGCATTTCGTCCACCCGGCCGAGGCCAATCATGGCGATCTGGGCATGATCACGTCGCAGGACGCGGTGATCGCCATGTCGTGGTCGGGCGAAAGTACCGAACTCAAGGGCATCGTCGACTATACGCAGCGCTTCTCGATCCCGCTGATCGCGATCACCTCGGGCGAGGGTTCCGCACTCGCGCGCGAGGCCGACATCCTGCTGTGCCTGCCCAAGGCCACGGAGGCATGTCCTCATGGCCTGGCTCCCACGACGTCGACCTTGCTGCAACTGGCGATCGGTGATGCGCTGGCCGTGGCACTGCTCGAGGCGCGCGGCTTTACCCCCGATCATTTCCGGACGTTCCACCCGGGCGGGCGGCTTGGCGCCAACCTGACCCAGATCCGCGAAATCATGCATCGCGGCGACGAGATGCCGCTGGTCAGGCTCGGCACGCGGATGCCGGAGGCGGTGATGAAACTGGCCGAAAAGCGTTTCGGATGCGTCTGTGTCGTCGACGATGCGGGCGCGCTGGTCGGCATCTTCACCGACGGCGACCTCGCCCGCAGTCTCGACCGCAATCTCGGCGAGCTTGCGGTCGAGGATCTGATGACGCGCCAGCCCAAGACCGTCGGACCCAGTACTCTGGCCGGCGCGGCGATGGCGGTTCTAAACGACCACCATATCAGCGCGCTGGTTGTCGTGGATGATGGCCGCCCCGTCGGGATCGTGCATTTCCACGATCTACTCAGGATCGGCGCGGCTTGA
- a CDS encoding outer membrane beta-barrel protein, which produces MREKSGVLRADGSARVIAMALVFAVSAGLATAQEIELRGNVSEDEITATLLSRDGVRPGQEAEVRQDVAPEPYIPVSEGALPETESGTDPARAGAAEDDPAPADDPFASDGLFTRSEPAGRVSVRERRRQPENEPRRASSRTGGELDGATEPEGEAEDEDVVEATASVRQPTIDSLDEEANSGVEAENPRTDAIEGRDFELEEEPYAPLGLRLGTFDVNATLEQGLRWTTNVDSSPTGEEALLSETQLRLQGSSDWSRHAARFSAYGTFLKSVSGADYEDPEGGFDAALDFDLGGGYSASAGLNYSLRPESASSPVIIVGTASQPLRHIVGGNLGFAKNVGKLRLAATGTVEREIFSDAELSGGGTLSQEERNSTLATIALRTGYEVSPALIPFAEVELGRRFYDLELDSSGYARSADRLALRGGVAFDFGEKLTGEISAGWLRETFDDTRLEAVSGPSVAAELSWSPERGTVVTLTGSTLVEGTTTAGESGSVLYSGLLGLSREVRANVLLEASLGADYRDYVGSADNETTLRAQAGATWWLNRHVGITGNVRHETFESTLPDRDWQATSVFLGLRLQR; this is translated from the coding sequence ATGCGGGAAAAGAGCGGCGTCCTGCGCGCCGACGGTTCCGCACGCGTGATCGCCATGGCACTCGTCTTCGCCGTGTCCGCTGGGCTTGCTACCGCCCAGGAAATCGAACTTCGCGGCAACGTGTCGGAGGACGAGATCACCGCCACGCTCCTTTCCCGCGACGGTGTGCGGCCCGGCCAGGAAGCGGAGGTTAGGCAGGACGTCGCCCCGGAGCCCTATATTCCGGTTAGCGAAGGCGCACTCCCGGAAACCGAAAGCGGCACCGATCCTGCCCGCGCGGGCGCAGCCGAGGACGACCCCGCCCCGGCGGACGACCCGTTCGCCAGCGATGGGCTCTTTACGCGTTCCGAGCCTGCGGGACGGGTAAGTGTGCGCGAACGACGTCGACAGCCCGAAAACGAACCCCGCCGCGCGAGTTCACGTACCGGTGGCGAGCTTGATGGCGCCACCGAGCCGGAGGGCGAAGCAGAAGATGAAGACGTGGTGGAGGCAACCGCCTCCGTACGCCAGCCGACCATCGACAGCCTCGACGAAGAGGCCAATAGCGGGGTCGAGGCCGAGAATCCGCGGACGGACGCAATCGAAGGCCGCGATTTCGAGTTGGAGGAAGAACCTTACGCGCCGCTCGGCCTTCGCCTGGGCACCTTCGATGTCAACGCCACGCTCGAACAGGGATTGCGCTGGACGACCAATGTCGATTCGAGCCCTACCGGCGAGGAAGCACTGCTTTCGGAAACCCAGCTGAGGCTTCAAGGCTCCTCGGACTGGTCGCGGCACGCGGCGCGGTTCAGCGCCTACGGTACATTCCTGAAGTCCGTCTCTGGCGCCGACTATGAAGACCCGGAGGGCGGGTTCGACGCCGCGCTCGATTTTGATCTTGGCGGCGGTTATTCGGCCAGTGCCGGCCTGAACTATTCCCTGCGGCCGGAATCGGCCTCTTCACCCGTCATCATCGTCGGTACTGCATCGCAACCGCTGCGCCATATCGTCGGTGGCAATCTGGGCTTCGCCAAGAATGTCGGCAAGCTGCGGCTTGCAGCGACAGGAACGGTCGAACGTGAGATCTTTTCCGACGCGGAGCTGTCGGGCGGAGGGACGCTATCGCAGGAAGAGCGCAACTCGACGCTGGCTACCATTGCCCTTCGCACCGGCTATGAGGTTTCGCCGGCGCTCATTCCGTTCGCGGAGGTCGAACTCGGCCGCCGCTTTTACGATCTCGAACTCGACAGCAGTGGCTACGCGCGTTCGGCCGACCGGCTGGCCCTGCGCGGCGGCGTCGCCTTCGATTTCGGCGAAAAGCTCACCGGCGAGATTTCGGCCGGCTGGCTCCGCGAGACATTCGACGACACTCGCCTCGAAGCCGTTTCCGGTCCGAGCGTCGCCGCCGAGCTCTCCTGGTCTCCGGAGCGGGGAACCGTAGTCACCCTGACCGGCTCGACCCTGGTGGAAGGCACGACGACGGCGGGCGAAAGCGGCTCCGTCCTCTATTCGGGACTGCTCGGGCTCTCGCGTGAGGTGCGCGCCAACGTCCTTCTCGAAGCATCGCTCGGCGCTGACTATCGCGACTATGTCGGCTCGGCCGACAACGAAACGACGCTGCGCGCCCAGGCCGGTGCCACATGGTGGCTCAATCGCCACGTCGGCATCACCGGGAACGTACGTCACGAAACCTTCGAAAGTACCCTGCCCGACCGCGACTGGCAGGCGACAAGCGTTTTCCTGGGGCTGAGGTTGCAGCGCTAG
- the galU gene encoding UTP--glucose-1-phosphate uridylyltransferase GalU has protein sequence MKKVRKAVFPVAGLGTRFLPATKAIPKEMLTVVDKPVIQYVVDEAREAGIEHLIFVTGRNKAVIEDHFDVQVELYDTLAQRGRDAQLERLKRMQPEPGQTSFTRQQVPLGLGHAVWCARDIVGNEPFALLLPDMIMQSERGCMASMIELYETTGNNVIAVQECDPKDAHKYGIVGKGADTGTGFEVTEMVEKPPQGTAPSNFYLNGRYILQPDIFDILAAQERGAGNEIQLTDAMVKLQKAQPFYGYHYTGRTFDCGSPEGFVAANIAFALWRPDLNAAMSEVVAQFMEEIKPVERRAVAR, from the coding sequence ATGAAGAAGGTTCGCAAGGCGGTTTTCCCTGTAGCAGGTCTCGGAACACGTTTCCTGCCAGCCACGAAGGCCATTCCCAAGGAGATGCTGACGGTCGTCGACAAGCCGGTGATCCAGTATGTCGTCGACGAGGCGCGTGAAGCCGGCATCGAACATCTGATCTTCGTGACCGGCCGCAACAAGGCCGTCATTGAGGACCATTTCGATGTCCAGGTGGAACTTTATGATACGCTCGCCCAGCGCGGGCGCGACGCGCAGCTCGAGCGGCTGAAGCGCATGCAGCCGGAGCCCGGCCAGACAAGCTTTACCCGTCAGCAGGTGCCGCTCGGTCTCGGCCACGCGGTCTGGTGCGCTCGCGACATTGTCGGCAATGAACCGTTCGCGCTGCTTCTGCCGGACATGATCATGCAATCCGAGAGGGGTTGCATGGCCAGCATGATCGAGCTCTACGAGACGACCGGCAACAACGTCATCGCAGTCCAGGAATGCGACCCCAAGGACGCGCACAAATACGGCATTGTCGGCAAGGGCGCTGACACGGGCACCGGCTTCGAGGTCACCGAGATGGTCGAGAAGCCGCCGCAGGGGACCGCGCCTTCCAACTTCTATCTCAATGGGCGCTATATCCTACAGCCGGACATCTTCGATATCCTTGCCGCCCAGGAGCGTGGTGCGGGCAACGAGATCCAGCTGACCGACGCGATGGTCAAGCTGCAGAAAGCGCAGCCGTTCTACGGCTACCACTACACCGGCCGGACCTTCGATTGCGGTTCGCCGGAGGGGTTCGTTGCCGCGAACATCGCCTTCGCGCTGTGGCGCCCCGATTTGAACGCCGCGATGTCGGAGGTGGTGGCCCAGTTCATGGAAGAGATCAAACCGGTGGAGCGCCGGGCCGTCGCGCGATGA
- a CDS encoding lytic murein transglycosylase: MAALAASFLSMPALADAGFQRWVSDFRSTANRSGINNNTFNRAFQGVTAPDPEVLEKARYQPEFTAPVWDYFDNRVHEESIATGRQMARQWKSWLDRIERAYGVDRHILLAIWSMESNYGEILKNDRVMRNVVRSLSTLAYADRRRAKFARTQLIAALKILQSGDIDVHHLTGSWAGAMGHTQFIPTSYQAYAVDADGNGKRDIWNSVPDALATAANLLRKNGWRSGHTWGYEVTLPPGKFPGGSLTLAKWQSLGLRRTNGKPFPRLNEKAELKVPDGREGPAFLMTRNFFVLKRYNNADKYALAVGLLADHIAGYGGLERDWNRPFTKLSFAEKQELQERLRTFGYYDGPIDGKIGSGSRAAIEAYQKRVGMTPDGHPSKEVLSRMRR, translated from the coding sequence ATGGCTGCGCTTGCCGCCAGTTTCCTCTCTATGCCCGCGCTGGCCGATGCCGGTTTCCAGCGCTGGGTTTCCGACTTTCGCAGCACCGCCAACCGCAGCGGCATCAACAACAACACCTTCAACCGCGCGTTCCAGGGCGTGACCGCACCAGACCCCGAGGTCCTGGAGAAGGCGCGCTACCAGCCGGAATTCACGGCCCCTGTCTGGGATTATTTCGACAATCGCGTGCACGAGGAGTCGATTGCGACGGGCCGCCAGATGGCACGGCAGTGGAAATCCTGGCTCGACCGCATCGAGCGTGCCTACGGTGTCGACCGCCATATCCTGCTCGCGATCTGGTCGATGGAATCGAACTATGGCGAAATTCTCAAGAACGACCGCGTCATGCGCAATGTCGTGCGCTCACTTTCGACCCTGGCTTATGCCGATCGGCGCCGGGCCAAATTCGCGCGCACACAACTCATCGCCGCGCTCAAGATATTGCAATCGGGCGACATCGACGTCCATCACCTGACCGGCTCCTGGGCCGGCGCCATGGGCCATACCCAGTTCATCCCGACTAGCTATCAGGCCTATGCCGTGGACGCCGACGGCAACGGCAAGCGCGACATCTGGAACTCGGTGCCCGACGCGCTCGCGACGGCTGCGAACCTGCTGAGAAAGAACGGCTGGCGCTCTGGCCATACCTGGGGCTACGAGGTCACACTCCCGCCCGGCAAGTTTCCTGGCGGCTCGCTGACGCTGGCCAAATGGCAGTCTCTCGGCCTGCGTCGTACCAATGGCAAACCGTTTCCGCGCCTAAACGAGAAAGCCGAACTCAAGGTGCCCGACGGCCGGGAAGGCCCGGCGTTCCTGATGACGCGCAACTTCTTTGTCCTGAAGCGCTACAACAACGCCGACAAATACGCCCTCGCCGTCGGCTTGCTGGCCGATCATATCGCGGGCTATGGCGGACTTGAGCGCGACTGGAACAGGCCGTTCACGAAGTTGAGTTTCGCCGAAAAGCAGGAACTTCAGGAAAGGCTGCGCACATTCGGTTATTACGACGGGCCGATCGACGGCAAGATCGGCTCCGGCTCGCGCGCAGCGATCGAAGCCTACCAGAAGCGTGTCGGCATGACGCCGGATGGCCATCCGAGCAAGGAAGTGCTGAGCCGGATGCGGCGCTGA
- a CDS encoding SGNH/GDSL hydrolase family protein, translating into MTAINTSRRPRRGLLRFAVIAFSAMVMVFVGVADDARAQDRPRSLFEFLFRGGRESARQPERRVPEVKKRTTTRRATPRSSTALRSAPVEPAPAAVEKAETARVVLVVGDFIAGGLAEGLETVYAENPSVRIVERSNGSSGFVRDDFYDWPASIGSILEEEAPAVAVVLIGSNDRQPMVVEGKRESVRSEKWNEEYATRIEAFIKEFADRRIPVVWLGLPAFRFSSMSSDMLAFNDIQRNAVEAVGGTFVDIWDGFVDENGAFAASGPDINGQPVRLRASDGINFTKAGRRKIAFYAEKPLARILGDGQPIVLPDLIIPELIGPPTAGQPAIDRTPPISLSDPALDGSEELLGFGFEPRDDDAQTLSEKLAIDGIAPPAAPGRADDFGIYTRPVAAPTKIEPAPASGERTSGISE; encoded by the coding sequence TTGACAGCCATCAATACGTCTCGACGCCCGCGCCGGGGATTGCTGCGCTTTGCCGTCATCGCGTTCTCCGCGATGGTGATGGTCTTCGTTGGCGTGGCCGACGATGCCAGGGCACAGGATCGGCCTCGATCGCTGTTCGAGTTCCTTTTCCGCGGTGGCCGCGAAAGCGCCCGCCAGCCTGAGCGGCGCGTTCCAGAGGTGAAAAAGCGCACAACGACACGCCGTGCCACCCCGCGCAGCAGTACGGCGCTGCGTTCCGCTCCCGTCGAACCGGCGCCCGCCGCCGTCGAAAAGGCCGAGACGGCGCGCGTTGTCCTCGTCGTTGGCGACTTCATCGCGGGCGGGTTGGCGGAAGGATTGGAAACTGTCTACGCGGAGAACCCGTCCGTGCGCATCGTCGAGCGGTCCAACGGCTCATCCGGCTTTGTGCGCGACGACTTTTACGACTGGCCGGCGTCCATCGGTTCGATCCTCGAAGAGGAAGCACCGGCAGTCGCCGTCGTGCTGATCGGGTCCAATGACCGTCAGCCGATGGTCGTCGAGGGCAAACGCGAAAGCGTGCGTTCTGAGAAGTGGAACGAGGAATACGCAACGCGCATCGAAGCGTTCATCAAGGAATTTGCCGACCGGCGGATACCGGTGGTCTGGCTTGGCCTGCCGGCTTTCCGCTTCTCCAGCATGTCGTCTGACATGCTGGCCTTCAACGACATTCAGCGGAATGCGGTCGAGGCGGTCGGCGGAACCTTCGTGGATATCTGGGATGGCTTTGTCGACGAAAACGGCGCCTTTGCCGCGTCTGGGCCCGACATCAACGGCCAGCCGGTACGTCTGCGCGCCAGCGACGGCATCAACTTCACGAAGGCGGGCCGACGCAAGATCGCGTTTTATGCCGAAAAGCCGCTTGCCCGCATTCTCGGCGACGGCCAACCCATCGTCCTGCCCGATCTGATCATTCCGGAACTGATCGGGCCACCGACCGCCGGCCAGCCGGCGATCGACCGCACGCCGCCCATATCGCTGTCCGACCCGGCTCTTGACGGCAGCGAGGAACTGCTCGGCTTCGGGTTCGAACCGCGGGACGATGACGCGCAAACACTTTCCGAAAAGCTCGCCATAGATGGCATCGCGCCGCCGGCGGCGCCTGGCAGGGCCGACGACTTCGGCATCTACACTCGACCGGTCGCGGCGCCGACGAAGATCGAGCCGGCGCCAGCCTCCGGCGAACGCACCTCCGGAATATCGGAGTAG
- a CDS encoding glutamate synthase subunit beta, with the protein MGKVTGFLEIDRQVHKYQPASDRIRHFREFTLPMSDKEVEKQAARCMDCGIPYCHGPTGCPVHNQIPDWNDLVYNGDWDTAIRNLHSTNNFPEWTGRICPAPCEEACTLNLEDIPVAIKTVEQAIADKAWETGYVRPYPPEHKTDKKVAIIGSGPAGMAAAQQLGRAGHDVHVYERESRPGGLMRYGIPDFKIEKHHIDRRVTQMEGEGVTFFCDVNVGVDKKVEELLAEYDAVLYCGGSETPRPAGIPGADLAGVHDAMPYLVQQNRRVAGEDIQSSAWPSDPILAGGKHVVVVGGGDTASDCIGTAFRQGAVRVTQLDIRPQPPEKEDKLAVWPYWATKMRTSSSQAEGADREFQVATLEFIGEDGVLTGVKCAAVDEARKPVAGTEFVIRADLAFIAIGFAGVMETGVAEELAGKLDVKVDQRRSRNVAANDRDYRTSIDRLYAAGDVRRGQSLVVWAIREGRQAARAIDEYLMGSTLLPR; encoded by the coding sequence ATGGGCAAGGTAACAGGTTTTCTCGAGATCGACCGGCAGGTGCACAAGTACCAGCCGGCCTCCGATCGTATCCGGCACTTCAGGGAGTTCACCCTGCCGATGTCGGACAAGGAGGTCGAGAAACAGGCCGCCCGCTGTATGGACTGCGGCATCCCGTATTGTCACGGGCCAACGGGGTGCCCGGTGCACAACCAGATTCCGGACTGGAACGACCTCGTCTACAATGGCGACTGGGACACCGCGATCCGCAACTTGCATTCCACCAACAACTTCCCGGAATGGACGGGCCGCATCTGCCCGGCGCCGTGCGAGGAAGCCTGCACGCTGAACCTCGAGGACATTCCGGTCGCGATCAAGACCGTGGAACAGGCGATCGCCGACAAGGCCTGGGAGACCGGCTATGTGCGGCCCTATCCGCCGGAGCACAAGACGGACAAGAAGGTCGCGATCATCGGTTCGGGGCCGGCCGGCATGGCGGCCGCGCAGCAGCTGGGGCGGGCGGGCCATGACGTCCATGTCTATGAGCGGGAGAGTCGGCCGGGCGGGCTGATGCGCTACGGCATTCCCGACTTCAAGATCGAGAAGCACCATATCGACCGTCGCGTTACGCAGATGGAAGGCGAAGGCGTCACCTTCTTCTGCGATGTGAATGTCGGCGTCGACAAGAAGGTCGAAGAACTGCTCGCCGAATATGACGCGGTGCTTTATTGCGGCGGGTCGGAGACCCCAAGGCCGGCCGGAATTCCGGGTGCTGATCTGGCCGGCGTGCATGACGCGATGCCTTATCTCGTGCAGCAGAACCGCCGCGTGGCGGGTGAGGATATCCAATCTTCGGCGTGGCCTTCGGACCCGATCCTGGCGGGCGGCAAGCATGTCGTCGTTGTTGGTGGCGGTGATACCGCATCGGACTGCATTGGCACTGCGTTCCGGCAGGGTGCAGTACGCGTCACCCAGCTCGACATCCGTCCGCAGCCGCCGGAGAAAGAGGACAAGCTCGCGGTATGGCCCTATTGGGCAACCAAGATGCGCACCTCTTCCAGCCAGGCCGAAGGCGCGGACCGTGAGTTCCAGGTGGCGACGCTGGAATTCATCGGCGAGGATGGTGTGCTGACGGGCGTCAAATGCGCCGCCGTCGACGAGGCCCGCAAGCCGGTCGCGGGAACCGAGTTTGTTATCCGGGCCGACCTTGCCTTCATCGCGATCGGTTTTGCTGGCGTGATGGAGACCGGTGTCGCGGAAGAACTCGCCGGCAAGCTGGACGTAAAGGTCGACCAGCGGCGTTCGCGCAACGTGGCCGCCAACGACCGCGACTACCGGACCAGTATCGACCGACTCTATGCCGCGGGCGATGTCCGACGCGGCCAGTCGCTGGTGGTGTGGGCGATCCGCGAGGGGCGACAGGCGGCGCGGGCCATCGACGAGTACTTGATGGGATCGACCCTCCTGCCGCGGTGA